A single window of Sphingobium sp. SCG-1 DNA harbors:
- the crtY gene encoding lycopene beta-cyclase CrtY: MPSPSNSLSCDLAIVGGGLAGGLIALAVLKAHPDARLLLVEREASMGGNHVWSFFDGDVRQADRWLVDPVVAYRWEGGHDVRFPSFNRTLHTPYNSITSAKFDAHLRDVLGDRVVQGEAVALSPGAVKLADGREIAAASVIDARGGGDLSVLQCGWQKFVGQTLRLSAPHGLARPVIMDASVEQIDGYRFVYLLPVSADEIFVEDTYYSNGSDLPVDAIRSRIADYAKTQGWRVEQVVHEETGVLPVVHGGAFDAFWPNTDPVARAGVRGGLFHPMTGYSLPDAVAFALHIADKWPLDGASLAIENRRWANAHWASGGYYRMLGKMLFRAAEPAARYRIFERFYRLSPALIQRFYAGRSTACDKARILCGRPPVPISSALKTLLTRG, translated from the coding sequence ATGCCTTCCCCGTCCAACAGCCTGTCTTGCGACCTTGCCATTGTCGGCGGGGGACTGGCGGGCGGGTTGATAGCGCTCGCGGTGCTGAAGGCGCATCCCGACGCGCGCCTCCTGCTGGTGGAGCGCGAGGCGAGCATGGGCGGCAATCATGTCTGGTCGTTCTTCGACGGGGACGTGAGGCAAGCGGATCGCTGGCTGGTCGATCCGGTGGTCGCGTATCGCTGGGAAGGCGGGCACGATGTGCGCTTCCCCAGTTTCAACCGTACACTTCATACTCCGTATAACAGCATCACCTCAGCGAAGTTCGACGCACATTTGCGCGATGTGCTGGGCGACCGGGTCGTGCAGGGGGAGGCTGTCGCGTTGTCGCCGGGCGCAGTGAAACTTGCGGATGGGCGGGAGATTGCGGCTGCGTCAGTGATTGATGCTCGGGGCGGGGGCGACCTGTCGGTACTGCAATGTGGGTGGCAGAAGTTCGTGGGACAGACTTTGCGCCTGTCCGCGCCGCACGGTCTCGCGCGTCCCGTCATCATGGATGCGAGCGTCGAGCAGATTGACGGCTATCGCTTCGTTTATCTGCTGCCGGTGAGCGCAGATGAAATATTTGTCGAGGATACCTATTACAGCAATGGCTCGGATTTGCCGGTCGACGCGATCCGGTCGCGCATTGCGGACTATGCAAAGACGCAGGGCTGGCGCGTCGAACAGGTCGTGCATGAGGAGACCGGCGTGCTGCCGGTGGTGCATGGCGGCGCGTTCGATGCGTTCTGGCCAAACACCGATCCCGTCGCGCGGGCAGGGGTGCGCGGCGGGCTGTTTCATCCGATGACGGGATACTCGCTGCCCGATGCCGTAGCGTTCGCGCTGCACATCGCGGACAAGTGGCCGCTCGACGGGGCGAGCCTCGCCATCGAAAACCGCCGCTGGGCGAACGCGCATTGGGCGAGCGGCGGCTATTACCGGATGCTGGGGAAGATGCTGTTCCGCGCGGCCGAACCTGCGGCCCGCTACCGGATATTCGAGCGATTCTACCGGCTCTCGCCCGCGCTGATCCAACGCTTCTATGCGGGCCGATCGACGGCGTGTGACAAGGCGCGCATCTTGTGCGGGCGTCCGCCGGTCCCCATAAGCAGTGCTCTCAAGACACTGCTGACCCGAGGATGA
- a CDS encoding TIGR00730 family Rossman fold protein, producing MKRLAVYCGSATPADPVYIETAREVGRTLAARGIGVVYGGGRLGLMGAVADAALEAGGEVIGVIPEALVGAEVAHRGCTELRVVANMHERKALFTQLSDGFVTIPGGVGTMDELWEAVSWAQLGYHEKPVGLLNAAGFYDHLIAFNRHMIEVGFIRPAHAGIIVHGDTIEGLLDAMAAYQPHETIFRMKAKDL from the coding sequence ATGAAACGCCTTGCTGTCTATTGCGGCTCTGCCACGCCTGCCGATCCTGTATATATCGAGACTGCGCGCGAAGTGGGTCGTACTTTGGCGGCGCGGGGGATCGGCGTCGTGTACGGCGGCGGGCGGCTGGGCCTTATGGGCGCGGTGGCGGACGCAGCGCTGGAGGCTGGCGGCGAAGTGATCGGCGTGATCCCTGAGGCACTGGTCGGGGCGGAGGTCGCACATCGCGGCTGCACCGAATTGCGCGTCGTCGCGAATATGCACGAGCGCAAGGCGCTGTTCACGCAATTGTCTGATGGCTTCGTGACAATCCCCGGTGGCGTCGGCACAATGGACGAATTGTGGGAAGCAGTAAGCTGGGCGCAATTGGGCTATCATGAAAAGCCGGTGGGGTTGCTGAATGCGGCGGGCTTTTACGACCATCTGATTGCGTTCAATCGGCATATGATAGAAGTGGGCTTCATCCGCCCCGCCCATGCCGGGATCATAGTGCATGGCGATACGATCGAAGGGCTGCTGGATGCAATGGCCGCCTATCAACCGCATGAGACGATATTCCGCATGAAGGCGAAGGATTTGTGA
- a CDS encoding phytoene desaturase yields MNKKAIVVGAGFGGLALAIRLQSAGIETVLVEGRDRPGGRAYYWEKDGFTFDAGPTVITDPNCLQELWRLSGHDMAQDVTLMPVSPFYRLNWPDGTNFDYSNDEVSLRKEIAKLDPEDIAGYERFLDYSAGVFKEGYEKLGSVAFLDFASMIKAAPALAKYQAWRSVYSMVSSFVKSEKLREALSFHTLLVGGNPMNTSAIYALIHKLEKDGGVWFAKGGTNRLVAGMVTHFERLGGTMRLGDPVVEIETVGDRATAVRTASGWRGEADAVASNADLMHSYRSLLSNHPRGAKQAEKLTRKKWSPSLFVVHFGIKGTWPGIPHHMILFGPRYEGLLTDIYQHGVLSQDFSLYLHHPTVTDPSMAPEGCSSFYALSPVPHMGKLPIDWEQMGPVYADRILGEIEKRLIPDIRSRIVTQFHYAPDDFGRDLNAHMGSAFSLEPLLTQSAWFRAHNRDDVIPNLYLVGAGTHPGAGIPGVVGSAKATAALMLDDLRI; encoded by the coding sequence ATGAACAAGAAAGCTATCGTCGTCGGCGCCGGATTCGGCGGCCTTGCGCTCGCCATCCGATTGCAGTCGGCGGGGATCGAGACGGTGCTGGTGGAAGGGCGCGATCGTCCGGGCGGGCGGGCCTATTATTGGGAGAAGGACGGATTTACGTTCGACGCCGGGCCGACGGTCATTACCGATCCGAATTGCCTACAGGAATTGTGGCGGCTGTCGGGGCACGACATGGCGCAGGACGTGACGCTGATGCCGGTGTCGCCCTTTTATCGGCTGAACTGGCCCGACGGGACCAACTTCGATTATTCGAATGACGAAGTGTCGCTGCGCAAGGAAATCGCCAAGCTCGATCCGGAAGACATTGCCGGATACGAGCGGTTCCTCGATTACAGCGCGGGCGTGTTCAAGGAAGGCTATGAAAAGCTGGGATCGGTCGCGTTCCTGGATTTCGCGTCGATGATAAAGGCCGCGCCGGCGCTGGCGAAATATCAGGCTTGGCGGTCGGTCTATTCGATGGTGTCGAGTTTCGTGAAGAGCGAGAAACTGCGCGAGGCTTTGTCGTTCCACACGTTGCTGGTCGGTGGCAATCCGATGAACACCAGCGCGATCTATGCGCTGATCCACAAGCTGGAGAAGGACGGCGGAGTCTGGTTCGCGAAGGGCGGCACCAATCGGCTGGTCGCGGGCATGGTGACGCATTTCGAGCGGCTGGGCGGCACGATGCGGCTGGGCGATCCGGTGGTCGAGATCGAGACGGTCGGCGATCGCGCGACGGCGGTCCGCACGGCGAGCGGCTGGCGCGGCGAGGCGGACGCGGTGGCAAGCAATGCCGACCTGATGCACAGCTACCGCAGTTTGCTGAGCAATCATCCGCGCGGGGCAAAGCAGGCGGAGAAGTTGACGCGCAAGAAGTGGTCGCCGTCGCTGTTCGTGGTGCATTTCGGGATCAAGGGGACGTGGCCGGGCATCCCGCACCACATGATCCTGTTCGGCCCGCGTTACGAGGGGCTGCTGACCGATATCTATCAGCATGGCGTGCTGTCGCAGGACTTCTCGCTGTACCTCCATCATCCGACCGTCACCGATCCGTCGATGGCGCCGGAGGGCTGCTCCAGCTTCTATGCGCTCTCGCCTGTGCCCCACATGGGCAAGCTGCCGATCGACTGGGAGCAGATGGGGCCGGTTTATGCGGATCGCATCTTGGGCGAGATCGAGAAGCGGCTGATCCCGGATATTCGCAGCCGGATCGTCACGCAGTTCCATTATGCACCGGACGATTTCGGGCGCGATCTCAATGCGCATATGGGTAGCGCGTTCAGCCTGGAGCCCTTATTGACGCAGAGCGCGTGGTTCCGGGCGCATAATCGCGACGATGTGATTCCGAACCTGTATCTGGTGGGTGCGGGTACGCATCCGGGTGCGGGAATTCCGGGCGTGGTAGGGAGCGCCAAAGCGACGGCGGCGCTGATGCTGGATGATTTGCGAATCTAA
- a CDS encoding phytoene/squalene synthase family protein, which yields MASKLFAPLTRERAWLLYAWCRECDDLADGQDHGGTMATVEDAQKRLATIRRLTAKALRGETTGDPAFDGLGVVAAECRIPHCFAHDLIEGFALDAADWRPQTQDDLLQYCYHVAGAVGLMMAVVMGVDPQDEATLDRACDLGLAFQLANIARDVAEDAEAGRCYLPRDWLAEQGIAPDALMAKPEGLAVLQQRLAQMAAGYEASARHGTGSLDYRSAWAVLSAAGIYGDIAREVVARGSRALKDRVITTKAAKIGWVAKSATQARGRAAKWPRDVPRQGLWTRPR from the coding sequence ATGGCCTCAAAGCTGTTCGCGCCGCTGACGCGCGAGCGAGCGTGGCTGCTTTATGCGTGGTGCCGCGAGTGCGACGATTTGGCCGATGGGCAGGACCATGGCGGCACTATGGCGACGGTCGAGGATGCGCAGAAACGGCTGGCGACGATCCGGCGGCTGACAGCCAAGGCTTTGCGCGGGGAAACGACAGGCGACCCGGCGTTCGACGGGCTGGGCGTGGTCGCGGCGGAGTGCCGGATACCGCATTGCTTCGCGCATGACTTGATTGAGGGGTTCGCGCTGGACGCGGCGGACTGGCGGCCGCAGACGCAGGACGACTTGCTGCAATATTGCTATCACGTCGCGGGTGCCGTGGGGCTGATGATGGCGGTCGTCATGGGCGTCGATCCCCAGGATGAGGCGACGCTGGATCGCGCGTGCGACCTGGGGCTGGCGTTTCAACTGGCGAATATCGCGCGCGACGTGGCGGAGGATGCGGAGGCGGGGCGCTGTTATCTGCCGCGCGACTGGCTGGCGGAGCAGGGGATCGCGCCTGATGCGCTAATGGCGAAGCCGGAAGGTCTGGCCGTGCTGCAACAACGACTGGCGCAGATGGCGGCGGGGTATGAGGCGAGCGCGCGGCATGGGACCGGCTCGCTCGATTACCGCAGTGCGTGGGCGGTGCTGTCTGCCGCAGGAATCTATGGCGACATCGCCCGCGAAGTCGTGGCGCGCGGATCGCGGGCACTGAAGGACCGGGTGATTACGACGAAGGCGGCCAAGATCGGCTGGGTCGCCAAATCGGCCACGCAGGCGCGGGGCCGCGCGGCGAAATGGCCGCGCGATGTACCCCGTCAGGGCCTCTGGACGCGGCCGCGCTAA
- the leuD gene encoding 3-isopropylmalate dehydratase small subunit: MKPVNTVDGRAYPFGVKNVDTDMIIAAKWLKTISRAGLGKGAFEALRSDRDNVFDDPAYVGSPILIAGDNFGCGSSREHAAWALNDMGVKAVIAPSFSDIFSSNAFKNGILTVVLPQESIDRLMEVAKTDPIHIDLEHQTVTTPFQDRLHFEIDPFRKHCLMGGLDEVGLTMARGDAIASYEARRTGAEPWIVPGGIVPVAA; encoded by the coding sequence ATGAAGCCAGTCAACACAGTCGACGGACGCGCCTATCCGTTCGGTGTAAAGAATGTCGACACCGACATGATTATCGCGGCCAAGTGGCTGAAGACGATAAGCCGCGCGGGTCTTGGCAAGGGCGCTTTCGAGGCGTTGCGCTCCGATCGGGACAATGTGTTCGATGATCCAGCCTATGTGGGAAGCCCGATCCTGATCGCGGGCGACAATTTCGGATGCGGGTCCAGCCGCGAACATGCCGCCTGGGCATTGAACGACATGGGCGTGAAGGCTGTGATCGCGCCCAGCTTCTCCGATATCTTTTCCAGCAACGCATTCAAGAACGGCATATTGACGGTGGTACTGCCGCAGGAATCGATCGACCGGCTGATGGAAGTCGCCAAGACCGATCCAATCCACATCGATCTGGAGCATCAGACGGTTACCACGCCGTTTCAGGACCGGCTGCATTTCGAAATCGATCCGTTCCGCAAGCACTGCCTGATGGGCGGCCTTGACGAAGTGGGGCTGACGATGGCGCGAGGCGATGCGATCGCATCCTACGAAGCACGCCGGACAGGTGCGGAGCCTTGGATCGTTCCAGGGGGGATCGTTCCGGTCGCGGCTTAG
- the grxD gene encoding Grx4 family monothiol glutaredoxin, protein MTEATQERLAGIVKSNDVVLFMKGTPLFPQCGFSSRAIAILEHLGVDYDSVDVLQDQEVRQGIKEFSDWPTIPQLYVKGEFVGGSDIMMEMFEAGELQQLMDEQGVAKAAS, encoded by the coding sequence ATGACTGAAGCCACCCAAGAGCGCCTTGCGGGCATCGTGAAGAGCAACGACGTGGTGCTGTTCATGAAGGGCACGCCGCTGTTCCCGCAATGCGGCTTTTCCAGCCGCGCGATTGCCATCCTCGAACATCTGGGCGTCGATTACGACAGCGTCGACGTGCTTCAGGACCAGGAAGTGCGGCAGGGCATCAAGGAATTTTCCGACTGGCCGACCATTCCGCAGCTTTATGTGAAGGGCGAATTCGTCGGCGGCAGCGACATCATGATGGAGATGTTCGAGGCAGGTGAATTGCAGCAGTTGATGGACGAGCAGGGCGTCGCCAAAGCCGCAAGCTAG
- a CDS encoding DUF1476 domain-containing protein — MTTFDDRERAFENMFAHDQEMLFRIIARRNRLLGEWAAAKMGLTPEETDAYAKATVQAEFEEAGDEDVIRKLVGDLTSAGVDTDEPTVRAAMEEQAVIARRQLIEVK; from the coding sequence ATGACGACCTTCGACGACCGCGAACGCGCTTTTGAAAATATGTTCGCGCACGATCAGGAAATGCTCTTTCGCATTATTGCCCGACGCAATCGCCTGCTCGGAGAATGGGCAGCAGCGAAGATGGGCCTGACGCCAGAAGAGACGGACGCCTATGCCAAGGCGACGGTACAGGCGGAGTTCGAGGAAGCGGGCGACGAGGACGTGATCCGCAAGCTGGTCGGCGATCTGACCTCGGCAGGGGTCGATACGGACGAGCCGACGGTGCGCGCCGCCATGGAAGAACAGGCCGTCATCGCCCGCCGCCAGCTTATCGAAGTGAAATAG
- a CDS encoding glutathione S-transferase family protein, with protein sequence MTYTLITANRNYSSWSLRPWLLMKALDIPFTDRVEPFTTDSNYEAFRAFSPTGTVPCLIDGDRTVWDSLGIALYLADRHEGVWPADEAARAWAQSAVSEMHSGFSALRNDCTMNVGVRVSPKPMSAALRKDVARIAELWAEGVSRFGGPWLGGSAFSIADAFFAPVAFRVRTYGLDVGTVGQAWADHVIAHPAMQQWEAEALAESWREAGHEAELAACGTITADYRTG encoded by the coding sequence ATGACTTACACGCTGATTACCGCCAACCGTAATTACTCGAGCTGGTCACTGCGGCCCTGGCTGCTGATGAAGGCGCTGGATATTCCTTTTACCGATCGAGTCGAGCCGTTCACGACGGACAGCAATTATGAGGCGTTCCGGGCCTTTTCGCCGACGGGAACGGTGCCATGCCTTATCGATGGCGACCGGACGGTGTGGGACTCGCTCGGCATCGCACTGTATCTGGCGGATCGGCATGAGGGTGTCTGGCCTGCGGACGAGGCCGCGCGCGCATGGGCCCAATCGGCGGTGAGCGAGATGCACAGCGGCTTTTCGGCGCTACGTAATGATTGCACGATGAATGTGGGCGTCCGGGTTTCGCCCAAGCCGATGTCGGCGGCGCTCAGGAAGGATGTCGCCCGGATTGCGGAGCTATGGGCGGAAGGGGTGTCGCGTTTTGGCGGGCCGTGGCTCGGTGGATCGGCCTTTTCTATAGCGGACGCGTTCTTTGCGCCTGTGGCGTTCCGCGTTCGGACCTATGGGCTGGATGTCGGAACGGTCGGGCAGGCTTGGGCAGATCACGTCATCGCGCATCCGGCCATGCAGCAATGGGAAGCCGAAGCGCTGGCGGAAAGCTGGCGCGAGGCGGGACATGAGGCAGAGCTTGCAGCCTGCGGGACGATCACGGCCGATTATCGAACAGGGTGA
- a CDS encoding M56 family metallopeptidase — MSGPDFTRWLVEALLASALLIALVMLLRRPVAQYLGARAAYALWALPVLRLLLPPLPSAASPVAMLPLDSHLVSISHVREAVQVPAAQFPWVEAGLVIWMSGAVLFLLVQAIAYARFRRLILSDGAEIGRDGNVAVLESVHVTGPLAFGILHRRVVVPIDFADRYSREEQALALAHELTHHRRGDLIANLAALMLLTLHWCNPIAWIAYRAFRADQELACDAQVLARHGADQAQTYGRAILKAATATPLSAGNRFNICHLNSVDTLKGRLKMLSNHTASLHHISWSMAAIAVVTVAGLALTASGSGAAREMASVSSRLSEAKLTKLAAFMPEEVRDVAAPVTPETPETPTTPTTPVVAVTPTAPTAPSAPFEPAAPLPPPAPAAPRAPVVNDHYHAVPSRAEIARMVPDIRVDTNCAGQPGSSHEYVDASGKRHVRIAVCTAAIRRQAMADARAGMAEAQLAAAEARREAAQDRAQAQAEARAEMAEARAELVRARAEMRREMARAQAEVD, encoded by the coding sequence ATGAGCGGCCCCGATTTCACGCGCTGGCTGGTGGAGGCATTGCTGGCCTCCGCCCTGCTGATCGCGCTGGTGATGCTGCTGCGTCGCCCGGTCGCGCAATATCTCGGCGCGCGGGCGGCCTATGCGCTTTGGGCGCTGCCGGTGTTGCGCTTGCTACTGCCCCCGCTGCCCAGCGCCGCCAGTCCGGTCGCGATGCTGCCCTTGGACAGTCACCTAGTTTCCATCAGCCATGTCCGCGAAGCCGTCCAGGTGCCTGCCGCACAATTTCCGTGGGTCGAGGCAGGGCTGGTAATCTGGATGAGTGGCGCGGTGCTGTTCCTGCTGGTGCAGGCCATTGCCTATGCGCGCTTCCGGCGACTGATCCTGTCCGACGGCGCCGAGATCGGCCGGGACGGGAATGTCGCCGTGCTGGAAAGTGTCCATGTGACCGGGCCGCTGGCATTCGGCATTCTGCATCGGCGGGTAGTGGTGCCGATCGACTTCGCAGATCGCTATTCGCGGGAGGAGCAAGCGCTGGCGCTGGCGCATGAACTGACGCACCACCGTCGCGGCGACCTCATCGCCAACTTAGCGGCCCTGATGCTGCTGACGCTGCATTGGTGCAATCCAATCGCGTGGATCGCCTACCGCGCATTTCGCGCCGATCAGGAGCTTGCCTGCGATGCGCAGGTGCTCGCCCGGCATGGCGCGGATCAGGCGCAGACCTATGGGCGCGCTATTCTGAAGGCGGCAACTGCGACGCCACTTTCGGCGGGGAACCGCTTCAACATATGTCATCTCAACAGTGTCGATACCCTGAAGGGGAGGTTGAAAATGCTTTCTAATCACACAGCGTCCTTGCATCACATTAGCTGGAGCATGGCCGCGATAGCCGTCGTGACCGTTGCCGGACTGGCGCTCACCGCTTCGGGTAGCGGAGCGGCGCGCGAAATGGCGAGCGTGTCCAGTCGCCTCAGTGAGGCAAAGCTGACGAAGCTTGCCGCGTTCATGCCGGAGGAGGTGCGCGATGTTGCGGCTCCTGTGACGCCAGAGACCCCTGAGACTCCGACGACCCCCACGACTCCGGTGGTGGCCGTAACGCCGACGGCGCCCACCGCACCGTCGGCGCCATTCGAGCCTGCTGCGCCGCTGCCTCCTCCCGCGCCAGCCGCGCCGCGTGCTCCTGTCGTGAACGACCATTATCACGCTGTCCCTTCGCGAGCGGAAATCGCGAGGATGGTGCCGGACATCCGCGTGGACACCAACTGCGCGGGCCAGCCGGGAAGCTCCCACGAATATGTGGACGCCAGCGGCAAGCGGCATGTGCGGATCGCCGTCTGCACTGCCGCGATTCGGCGTCAGGCGATGGCGGACGCGCGGGCCGGGATGGCAGAAGCGCAGCTTGCGGCAGCGGAAGCGCGCAGGGAGGCTGCGCAGGACCGGGCACAGGCGCAGGCAGAAGCCAGAGCGGAAATGGCGGAGGCGCGCGCTGAGTTGGTGCGTGCCCGCGCGGAAATGCGGCGCGAGATGGCGCGCGCGCAGGCGGAGGTCGACTGA
- the leuC gene encoding 3-isopropylmalate dehydratase large subunit, whose amino-acid sequence MTQPETSARTLYDKIWDAHVVERQDDGTCLIYIDRHLVHEVTSPQAFEALRLAGRKVRRPDLTLAVPDHNLPTTARVDAAGKRIPIADVESAQQLAALERNAPEFGIRYIGATDPEQGIVHVIGPEQGFTLPGMTLVCGDSHTAAHGALGALAFGIGTSEVEHVLATQTLLLKKSKSMEVRVEGTLGHGVTPKDVILAIIGKIGTAGGTGYVIEYRGSTFDAMSVEGRLTVSNMSIEGGARAGLFAPDEATFAYIEGRPMAPKGADWDAAVAYWRTLRTDEGATFDKSVYLDAAEIVPNVTWGTSPEDVVPITGTVPDPDSFEDASKRAAARAALDYMGLTSGQRMQDVSVQHIFIGSCTNSRIEDLRAAAAVLDGRHIASGIKQALVVPGSGLVKRQAEAEGLDRIFLAAGFEWREPGCSACLGMNPDKVPAGESCASTSNRNFMGRQGPGARTHLVSPAMAAAAAVTGRLTDVRELTTSH is encoded by the coding sequence ATGACACAGCCTGAAACTTCCGCTCGCACTTTATACGACAAGATCTGGGACGCGCATGTCGTCGAGCGTCAGGATGACGGCACCTGCCTCATCTATATCGATCGGCACCTCGTCCATGAAGTGACTAGCCCGCAGGCCTTTGAGGCACTGCGGCTTGCCGGGCGCAAGGTGCGCCGCCCCGATCTGACGCTGGCCGTGCCCGATCACAATTTGCCGACCACGGCGCGTGTCGATGCGGCGGGGAAGCGCATCCCTATCGCCGACGTGGAGAGTGCGCAGCAGCTTGCGGCGCTGGAGCGCAATGCGCCGGAATTCGGCATCCGCTACATCGGCGCGACCGATCCCGAACAGGGCATCGTGCATGTCATTGGGCCGGAGCAGGGCTTTACGCTGCCCGGCATGACGTTGGTATGCGGGGACAGCCACACGGCGGCGCATGGCGCGCTGGGGGCGCTGGCGTTCGGGATCGGCACCAGCGAAGTCGAGCATGTGCTGGCGACGCAGACGCTGTTGCTGAAAAAGTCGAAGTCGATGGAAGTGCGCGTCGAGGGGACGCTGGGCCATGGCGTGACGCCGAAGGACGTGATCCTGGCGATCATCGGCAAGATCGGTACGGCGGGCGGGACGGGCTATGTGATCGAATATCGCGGCTCCACGTTCGACGCGATGAGTGTCGAGGGGCGGCTGACTGTCTCCAACATGTCGATCGAGGGCGGCGCGCGCGCGGGGCTGTTCGCGCCGGACGAGGCGACCTTCGCCTATATCGAGGGCCGCCCGATGGCGCCGAAGGGTGCGGACTGGGATGCCGCCGTCGCCTATTGGCGGACGCTGCGCACGGACGAAGGCGCGACGTTCGATAAGAGCGTGTACCTCGATGCAGCGGAGATCGTTCCTAATGTGACCTGGGGCACCAGCCCGGAAGACGTGGTGCCGATTACCGGAACCGTGCCCGATCCCGACAGCTTCGAGGATGCGTCCAAGCGTGCGGCGGCGCGTGCGGCGCTGGATTATATGGGCCTCACCAGCGGACAGCGGATGCAGGACGTGAGCGTGCAACATATCTTCATCGGGAGCTGCACCAATAGCCGGATCGAGGATCTGCGCGCTGCGGCGGCGGTGCTGGACGGACGGCATATCGCGAGCGGCATCAAGCAGGCGCTGGTGGTTCCGGGATCGGGCCTGGTCAAGCGGCAGGCCGAGGCTGAAGGGCTGGACCGGATTTTCCTCGCGGCGGGCTTCGAATGGCGGGAGCCGGGATGCTCGGCATGCCTCGGCATGAACCCGGACAAGGTGCCTGCGGGCGAAAGCTGCGCATCGACCTCCAACCGCAACTTCATGGGGCGGCAGGGTCCGGGCGCGCGCACGCATCTGGTTTCGCCGGCTATGGCGGCGGCGGCGGCAGTCACAGGACGGTTGACGGATGTGCGCGAACTGACCACAAGCCATTGA
- a CDS encoding BlaI/MecI/CopY family transcriptional regulator gives MTEKISDAEHAVMEALWETAPLTAADVADRVRDARGWSIQTVKTLLSRLLAKDIVAAEQDGRRFLYRPLVERDDYVTGESRRLVDRLFGGRAAPLVAHLAEQDQLSSQDIAELEALLKALKS, from the coding sequence ATGACCGAGAAGATCAGCGACGCAGAACATGCCGTTATGGAAGCGCTGTGGGAAACCGCGCCGCTGACTGCCGCCGATGTTGCGGATCGTGTGCGTGACGCGCGCGGATGGAGCATCCAGACCGTCAAGACTTTGCTCTCCCGCCTGCTCGCCAAGGACATCGTAGCGGCTGAACAGGATGGCCGCCGGTTTCTCTATCGCCCGCTGGTCGAGCGCGATGATTATGTCACTGGAGAATCGCGGCGGTTAGTGGATCGCCTGTTCGGCGGTCGCGCCGCGCCGCTGGTCGCGCACCTGGCCGAGCAGGATCAACTTTCATCGCAGGATATCGCCGAGCTTGAAGCGCTGCTGAAGGCGCTGAAATCATGA
- a CDS encoding BolA family protein, protein MPMAADDISAMIRSAIPDAQVEITDLAGDGDHYSARVVSESFRGVSRVKQHQAVYAALGGKMGGVLHALQLTTAVPN, encoded by the coding sequence ATGCCCATGGCCGCAGACGACATCTCCGCGATGATCCGCAGCGCGATTCCCGATGCGCAGGTCGAGATTACCGATCTGGCCGGGGATGGCGACCATTATTCCGCGCGGGTCGTGTCCGAAAGCTTTCGGGGTGTCAGCCGTGTGAAGCAGCATCAGGCCGTCTATGCGGCGCTGGGCGGGAAGATGGGCGGCGTGCTCCACGCCTTGCAACTGACGACCGCCGTCCCCAATTAG